The Chthonomonas sp. genome includes a window with the following:
- a CDS encoding DUF1385 domain-containing protein, with the protein MSIQDTLIRPITALAVRCEALETSASIGVAGRRMLEEGLPFLPLLEDGNIIGVVRQQAIVTALAQGMDRNDPVAPLRSPTPPAIRASATGAVALRKFEEEQVDALIVMDANKRLLGVLLPAHLASAPEPTRLPRVGGMATPFGVYLTDGVHGAGAVGWHLAASGALMMTLHLIAGVITTQLLDFLNVGALSFGVQSFLLATLWSLLFLLGLRLLPLAGIHAAEHMTVHALERGEPLELEVVRRMPRVHPRCGTNFAAAALVFLGVSSAQWLPDTEIQSLVAAVIALGTWRPLGSALQKYFTTRPPSDAQIQMGIRAGQALVKKHESDPRTWAPLMSRLWTSGLPFVLAGAVGSTLLFVALAEWVPAFSFLKVYL; encoded by the coding sequence ATGAGCATCCAAGACACCCTGATCCGTCCCATAACTGCCCTGGCGGTGCGGTGCGAAGCCTTGGAAACCTCTGCCTCGATCGGGGTCGCGGGCCGTCGGATGCTCGAAGAGGGACTACCATTCCTACCCCTGCTTGAAGACGGCAACATCATTGGGGTCGTCCGCCAGCAGGCCATCGTGACCGCCCTCGCCCAGGGGATGGATCGAAACGATCCGGTCGCCCCGCTGCGTTCACCGACGCCGCCAGCGATCCGCGCATCAGCGACAGGAGCCGTTGCCCTTCGCAAGTTTGAAGAGGAGCAGGTCGATGCGCTCATTGTCATGGACGCGAACAAGCGCCTTCTCGGCGTCTTGCTCCCCGCGCATCTGGCCTCCGCGCCCGAACCCACCCGACTCCCCCGGGTTGGGGGTATGGCGACGCCGTTCGGCGTGTACCTCACCGACGGTGTCCATGGTGCCGGAGCAGTGGGTTGGCATCTCGCCGCTTCGGGCGCGCTGATGATGACACTCCATCTGATCGCCGGTGTCATCACGACCCAACTTCTCGACTTCCTGAATGTGGGCGCACTGTCCTTTGGGGTGCAGTCGTTTTTGCTCGCGACTCTGTGGTCGCTTCTCTTTCTTCTTGGGTTGCGGCTGCTGCCGTTGGCCGGGATTCACGCAGCCGAGCACATGACCGTGCACGCCCTGGAACGAGGAGAGCCGCTGGAGCTTGAGGTCGTGCGCCGCATGCCCCGCGTCCACCCTCGGTGCGGGACAAACTTCGCTGCCGCTGCGCTCGTGTTCTTGGGCGTCAGCAGCGCCCAGTGGCTGCCCGATACCGAGATCCAGTCGCTGGTCGCGGCCGTCATCGCGCTGGGCACATGGCGTCCGCTGGGGAGCGCTCTCCAGAAGTACTTCACGACCCGACCCCCTTCCGATGCTCAGATCCAAATGGGAATCCGGGCTGGTCAAGCGCTCGTCAAGAAGCACGAAAGCGACCCACGCACGTGGGCGCCGCTCATGAGTCGCTTGTGGACATCGGGGTTGCCGTTCGTTCTGGCGGGGGCGGTCGGCAGTACGCTCCTGTTCGTTGCGTTGGCAGAATGGGTTCCTGCCTTCAGCTTCCTGAAGGTATACTTATAA
- a CDS encoding type II secretion system F family protein, which yields MPVYSYTFNDASGGMQKGTAEAESEELLRARFSEQGFTVTEVTVIKGAKVKKQKSYGKVKLGNLSVFCRQFSTMVDAGVSLVRCLDVLGRQTQDPKLKKILLDIGERVEGGESLSRSMMRHPRTFNNLFIGLIKAGEVGGVLEESLQRLSQFLEKDVELRRKVKAALTYPVLVMVAALGIVIFLVAWVVPNFAKLFADIGMKPEEFPAMTKFLVDLSATFAERWWIYLVTIVVVVVAWKMFKSTHFGLRVADRIKLKIPVFGKLHHKVCMARFSRTMGTLLTSGVPILQAMETVSGTVGNSIMSDAVLNARARIREGDRIGDPLEASRLFPPMVVHMIGVGEESGSLDYMLQKIADFYEAEVEATLSSLTAALEPLLIVFLGFVVGFIVIAMMLPLVKVIESLSSGSASES from the coding sequence ATGCCCGTTTACAGCTATACATTCAATGACGCATCAGGCGGCATGCAAAAGGGCACCGCAGAAGCAGAAAGCGAAGAACTACTGCGTGCACGGTTCTCTGAGCAGGGCTTCACGGTCACCGAAGTCACTGTCATCAAGGGCGCAAAGGTCAAGAAGCAGAAGAGCTATGGCAAGGTCAAGCTCGGCAACCTCTCGGTTTTCTGTCGGCAGTTCTCCACCATGGTGGACGCAGGCGTATCCCTGGTCCGGTGCCTGGACGTTCTCGGTCGCCAGACTCAGGATCCCAAGCTCAAGAAGATCCTTCTGGACATCGGCGAACGGGTTGAAGGCGGTGAATCGCTCAGCCGTTCGATGATGCGCCACCCGCGCACATTTAACAACCTCTTCATCGGTTTGATCAAGGCCGGTGAAGTCGGTGGTGTCTTGGAAGAGTCCTTGCAGCGTCTGTCTCAGTTCTTGGAAAAGGACGTCGAGCTCCGCCGCAAGGTCAAGGCCGCACTTACCTATCCGGTGCTCGTTATGGTCGCCGCGCTCGGTATCGTCATCTTCCTCGTCGCATGGGTCGTCCCGAACTTCGCCAAGCTGTTCGCCGACATCGGCATGAAGCCCGAAGAGTTCCCGGCGATGACTAAGTTCCTCGTCGACCTCTCGGCTACATTCGCCGAGCGCTGGTGGATCTATCTGGTCACCATCGTCGTCGTGGTTGTTGCGTGGAAGATGTTCAAATCGACCCACTTTGGGTTGCGCGTCGCGGACCGCATCAAGCTCAAGATCCCAGTCTTCGGGAAGCTTCACCATAAGGTCTGCATGGCCCGGTTCAGCCGGACGATGGGCACGCTGCTCACCTCGGGTGTCCCCATCCTCCAAGCCATGGAGACGGTCTCGGGTACGGTCGGCAACTCAATCATGAGCGACGCCGTCCTCAACGCTCGAGCCCGCATCCGAGAAGGAGACCGCATCGGCGATCCTCTTGAGGCCAGCCGCCTCTTCCCGCCGATGGTCGTGCACATGATCGGCGTCGGCGAAGAGTCGGGTTCGTTGGACTACATGCTCCAGAAGATTGCGGACTTCTACGAGGCCGAAGTCGAGGCGACGCTGTCGTCGCTTACGGCCGCACTTGAGCCGCTCCTCATCGTCTTCCTCGGATTTGTGGTTGGCTTCATCGTCATTGCGATGATGCTTCCGCTCGTGAAGGTTATCGAAAGCCTGTCCTCGGGCAGCGCCTCAGAGAGCTAA
- a CDS encoding type IV pilus twitching motility protein PilT, translating to MQAPPAAPAQAPLGQRRTLEDLHIDELLGIIVDKKASDLHICTDAEPVIREDGALKRLTQYERFTPPVTQRMLYEIISDDNIHKFETSKELDFSYSLPVPPEQRVPGGPSVRARFRVNLYRERGSVAAAFRLISSSIPTCRDLNLPPILEQLTERPRGLILVTGPTGSGKSTSLAAMINFINTNKSHHIITIEDPIEYLHTHKLSIINQRELGADTLTFNAALRASLREDPDVLLVGEMRDTETIALAITAAETGHLVFATLHTNSAAESIDRMIDVFPPGQQEQIRIQLANNVVAIISQQLLPRLGAPGRVPANEIMIASPAIRNLIRENKTHQINSMIQTSGGIGMITMDQCLRDLYNKGLVTMDEIMTRAINVEELKKMLNTTAAVGQPGARPGR from the coding sequence ATGCAGGCCCCCCCTGCTGCCCCTGCCCAAGCGCCGCTGGGCCAGCGCCGCACCCTCGAAGATCTTCACATCGACGAACTACTTGGCATCATCGTCGACAAGAAGGCGTCAGACCTTCACATCTGCACCGACGCCGAGCCCGTCATCCGCGAAGACGGTGCGCTCAAGCGACTGACTCAGTACGAGCGCTTCACTCCCCCGGTGACTCAGCGGATGCTGTACGAGATCATCTCGGACGACAACATCCACAAGTTTGAGACCTCGAAAGAGCTCGACTTCTCCTACAGTCTCCCGGTACCGCCAGAGCAGCGCGTGCCCGGGGGTCCATCAGTCCGCGCCCGGTTCCGTGTGAACCTGTACCGTGAGCGTGGTTCGGTCGCTGCCGCGTTTCGACTCATTTCGAGCAGCATCCCTACGTGCCGGGATTTGAACCTGCCGCCGATCTTGGAGCAATTGACCGAGCGTCCGCGCGGTCTCATCCTGGTGACCGGCCCGACCGGTTCGGGCAAGTCGACATCGCTCGCCGCGATGATCAACTTCATCAACACGAACAAGTCGCACCACATCATCACGATCGAAGACCCCATCGAATATCTCCACACGCACAAGCTCTCGATCATCAACCAGCGCGAGCTGGGTGCGGACACGCTCACCTTCAACGCCGCCCTGCGCGCGAGCCTTCGCGAGGACCCGGACGTCTTGCTCGTAGGTGAAATGCGAGATACCGAGACGATCGCCCTCGCGATCACCGCCGCTGAAACCGGCCACTTGGTCTTTGCGACCCTGCACACGAACAGCGCAGCCGAATCGATCGACCGTATGATCGACGTCTTCCCCCCTGGGCAGCAGGAGCAGATCCGCATTCAGCTGGCGAACAACGTTGTCGCCATTATCTCGCAGCAATTGCTTCCGAGACTTGGCGCACCAGGCCGCGTCCCCGCGAATGAGATCATGATCGCGAGCCCGGCCATCCGCAACCTCATCCGCGAGAACAAGACTCACCAGATCAACTCGATGATCCAGACGAGCGGTGGCATCGGCATGATCACCATGGACCAGTGTCTGCGAGACCTCTACAACAAGGGCCTCGTAACGATGGACGAAATCATGACGCGAGCCATCAACGTCGAAGAATTAAAGAAAATGCTGAACACCACGGCTGCTGTGGGTCAACCCGGCGCACGGCCTGGCCGATAA